From a region of the Castanea sativa cultivar Marrone di Chiusa Pesio chromosome 10, ASM4071231v1 genome:
- the LOC142612304 gene encoding uncharacterized protein LOC142612304 encodes MRKEIDELSSATKEKTDRSLDRMVRRTDSPFMTVILECPMSSKFRLPQLDPFNELKGPLDHLNTFKKTLGLQQLPDEILCRSFPTTLKGVVREWFTKLPTSSIDNFKQLGNSFLCHVIGGQHPKRPANHLFTIRQGEKETLRSYVKHFTQETLEVDEADDKVQLTTFKAGLKSRDFMVSLAKSPPKTMAKMLLKAQKYMNAEDALVAIEDVEKSNGRERKEDDRRGRKRKWTYRQNTNGNKLKDDKTPRTVKFTPLVMHVDKILAQIKDEHYLKWLRLLHSSPNMRDKKKYFRFHKDHSYYTEDCRDLKEQIEELTRKGKL; translated from the coding sequence atgagaaaggagatagATGAGCTGAGCAGCGCAACTAAGGAAAAAACAGACCGGAGCCTAGATAGAATGGTCAGGAGGACGGACTCACCCTTCATGACGGTGATCCTGGAATGCCCAATGTCGTCAAAGTTTCGTCTACCACAACTCGACCCGTTCAACGAGTTGAAAGGCCCTCTAGATCACCTAAACACCTTCAAGAAAACTCTGGGTCTTCAACAACTCCCTGACGAGATACTGTGTCGTTCTTTCCCCACCACTCTCAAAGGAGTAGTGAGGGAATGGTTCACTAAGTTACCAACATCGTCCATTGACAACTTCAAGCAATTAGGCAACTCCTTTTTATGCCACGTCATCGGTGGACAACACCCGAAAAGGCCAGCAAACCACCTGTTTACCATTAGACAAGGAGAAAAAGAGACCTTGAGGTCATACGTGAAGCATTTCACTCAAGAAACTCTAGAGGTGGACGAAGCGGATGACAAAGTACAGCTAACGACCTTTAAGGCTGGTTTGAAGTCCAGGGATTTCATGGTCTCACTTGCGAAGAGTCCTCCTAAGACGATGGCGAAGATGCTCCTAAAGGcgcaaaagtacatgaacgccgAGGATGCCCTAGTAGCAATAGAAGATGTAGAGAAGTCCAatgggagagaaagaaaggaagacGACAGGAGAGGACGAAAAAGGAAGTGGACATATCGTCAGAATACTAACGGGAACAAACTGAAAGATGATAAAACCCCTCGAACAgtaaaattcactcctttagttatgcatgttgataaaattttggcGCAGATTAAAGACGAGCATTACCTCAAATGGCTAAGGCTATTGCACTCGTCACCCAATATGCGTGACAAGAAGAAATATTTTCGTTTCCACAAGGATCACAGCTACTATACAGAAGATTGTAGAGACCTGAAGGAGCAGATAGAGGAACTCACTCGGAAAGGGAAGTTGTAG